DNA from Coffea arabica cultivar ET-39 chromosome 10c, Coffea Arabica ET-39 HiFi, whole genome shotgun sequence:
TGGTTCCGCTCTTTCTCCTCTGAATGGGCGGTTGGTTGGGGAAGCGACAAAAGAGGAACGTAAAAGGCTCTCTTACAATAATCAATGTCCATGAGGGTTTGAATTTTATAGTAATAGATTGATGCCAAGTTAATCCCAGAGCAATCTTGCTGAGTTTTCTTGGCCATGATTGCATGTTCACTCTTTAGAAGATAGGGAGTGTAATTGATCAAATGGTTGAGCCAATAGCTTCAACGTCTTCAGTGTTAGAGAAATGGACAAATGCTGCTAGTCCTTTCAATGAATCACTTGTGGCATTTTCATGAGCATTACCTTGTGTGAAAAATAGgacttcttttttctctctatcTCTCGACTTAATTAGAACATTTCTTTAGATGTTTCACCACCGAGTTGGGTGAGGAGTTGGTATGGTGCCATAACAGCACTGCTTTCTTGAAGTTATATCACTGCTATGTTTTTCCCCTATTTCTAGCCGTGTTTCCAACAACTTCTTTGGAACTCTCTAGTTTTTACAGCTTATGTTTCTATCGGCCGTTTCCATGACTAGTTGCAGACGTAGCTTCTCTTCTCACAATCCAAAGCCCCAAAATCCAAACACCCctagccccaaaaaaaaaaaaaaaaaaactcctgcATGTATGCATGCAGCTTGATAGGTGGACAAGTGCATGAGCATGCATGACATCTTTCAGCAATAATAATGACTTTCCATCGTTCATAATTTGCCCTCATCTGGGGTCCATAGCTAGCAACTCACCATACCATACACTTTTTTCCATACATCTCGCATGTAAATGAAGACATCTCTGTCGGTTTGTATTTGGTCTTTCCACAGTTAATAGGAAAGtaatatatttgattattctttgagagttttgtttttcatttctttgagAGATTTATGTTGGCTTTGTTCCCAAAACGtcacaaatatatatatctggtttcattttttttctaaaagatAATAAAGGAACCCATTCCAATGCTCTCAAGACTTAGTACAATTATTGTTAATCAACATTTTATTCAATGACTGGGGATTTTGGATGCAGGAAGCATAAAGAGTTCAAGTTCTAGCACTTTATTAATGTTCTTGAGCGGTCCTTCATGGTAAGTGCATTACAGTCCTCAAGTTTGATTTCTATTTGAAGTGAAACTGCCATTATTTGGATCTAACTGGTGATATTGTGAATGCATATGCTTTTGTTGGGTTATGGACATATTATGCTTTATTTAACTAGTTCTTTATAATTATCatctttttgaatttcaatGCTATTTTTCCAACACAATTCCTCTGGGAAGGCTTGTCATCTAAACTTGCACCTTGGTATAGCATGTAGTTCATATATGCCAGGAGGAAAAATGGATAAGGGTTGGATGTTCCTGGCTGATAGATGGTGTGATGAATATAGGAATGGGCTAGAGAAATTTTTGACAATGGCAAAACAGCACAAAGGTGATAAACCAAAGGTTAGATGTCCAtgcagaaaatgcagaaatgtGAAGTACTACTCTGTTCATGTTGTTGAGAGTTATCTGCTATATAAGGGGATGGATAGTACTTACACATATTGGAAATTTCATGGGGAAACTCTGCCTAATGAAAATTCAAATGTTCATTCATGTTGTGATAATGAGCATGAAATTAATGCTAACAATGCAGAAGTAAATGATGACGAAATGCaagaaattttagaagacaTCTATTGGGGGACCTTTAATGAAGAAGAATTAAATGGTGGGAGCAATAAGGAGgtttcttttagaaaagaaGATGAGTTAGAAAAATTTAATAGATTATTTAAAGATGCTAAGCGGGCCTTATATCCTAGCTGCAAAAAGTATTCAATATTACTTTTTGTTGTAAAATTGCTACACTTGAAGGTACTCAATCGATGGAGTAATAAATCTTTTACCATGCTTCTTCAACTATTGAAGGATTCCTACCCTAATGATAACTTACTTCCATCCTCCTACTACGATTCAAGAAAGTTATTGGGGGGCATTGGGTTGCGATGTGACCTGATTCATGCATGCAAGAATGACTGTATTCTCTTTTGGAAGGAATATAAAGGATTGGATCATTGTCCAAAATGCTTGCAATCTAGATGGAAAATAAATGATGGCAAAGGTAAAAAAGTTCCTCAGAAGATTCTTCGCTACTTTCCTTTGAAGCCAAGACTGCAGAGACTATTTATATCAAGAAAAATAGCATCTTATATGAGATGGCACAAGGAAAAACGAGTTGAAGAAATAGGGGTCTTAAGTCATCCAGCAGATGGTGAATCATGGAAAGAGTTTGATAAGAAATTTCCATGGTTTGCTGAAGATGCTCGAAATGTTCGTCTTGCATTGTCAAGTGATGGTTTCAACCCTTTCAATAATATGTGTAACTCCTATAGTATGTGGCCAGTGGTGCTCATAAACTATAATATGCCACCTTGGGTATCAAAAAGGGAGCCTTATTTCTTCTTGTCACTACTTATTCTAGGTCGTCGGTCACCGGGAAAGGATATTGACGTGTTTTTGCAACCTTTGATTGATGAACTGTTAGAATTGTTCAAAGATGTTTGGACATATGATTCTGTGACTGAACAATGCTTTCTTCTGCATGCAGCACTTATGTGGACTATAAATGACTTTCCGGCTTATGGGGACTTATCTGGTTGGGTGAACAAGGGAAAAATGGCATGCCCTTGCTGCAATGATAAAACGGACTATCAGCCATTGAGAAACAAGATTGGTTACTTGGGCCACCATCGCTTTTTGCTTGATAATCATGTGTGGCGAAATGATGGCAAAAAATTTAATGACAGGGTAGAGAGAAGGTTGAAACCACGGGAATTGTCAGCTGAAGAAATTCTTGAACAATTAAAAGTTGTTGAGGGTGTAACACTTGGAAAAAATCTAAATACTAAGAAAAGGAAGCGCAATCTTGAAGAAAGAAACTGGACTAAGAAGAGCATATTTTACCAATTACCGTATTGGAAAGATATTCCACTAAAACACAACATTGATGTTATGCACACTGCTAAGAACTGGTGTGATAATATTATGGGAACTTTGCTTAACTTAGAAAACAAGTCAAAGGATACAGATAAAGCTTGGCGGGATTTGGAGGACATGGACATTCGGCATGAGCTACAATTACATCGAAGAAATGGCAAGCTTGAAAAGCCACAAGCATGCTATAATCTGTTACCAAAAGAGCGACAaggtttttgtgaatttttgagttCAGTGAAGTATCCTGATGGCTATGCAGCTAATATATCAAGATGTGTCAACATAAAAGATGGTAAGATATCAGGATTAAAGAGCCATGATTGTCACATTCTTTTGCAACGAATGCTTCCTGTCGGATTGCGCGGATTCTTGTCAACAGATGTGTATACTTTAATATGTGAAGTAGCCAAGTTCTTTCAAGATCTGTGTTCAAAAAAGCTTAGATTGGAAGAGATTGAGAAATTAGAAAAGAACATAGTAATGATATTGTGCAAGTTGGAAATGATTTTTCCACCAGTTTTTTCGATATTATGATCCATTTAGCTGTTCACTTACCCCGTGAAGCCAAACTTGGAGGGTCTGTCCAACATAGGTGGATGTACCCTTTTGAAAGGTAAGTATGATTCTTCTTAATATCACttcctgtagacaccaaatttttggtgtaatttcttttactttttattctcatttgtcgtggttgcttttagttttttttttagtttctagtttctatttttatttttaagttttagcgtagaaaaatcatgaaaaaagagaaaaaggaaaattgttcacaaaaatacgttcaaatttaattttttggcattttggtttatttttgttaatttattttgaaaaagaaaagaagaaaaaaatgataaaaaatgatgaaaaatgaaagaaaagatcgaaaatggtaattttgttatttttagtttgtttattttgatgtgtttgtaattaaaattggtgtttttattattatttagttttactattatttttgttaaattattaagttgagaaaagaaaaaaatcaaaaaatcacaattctatTTCTGCCGGTTCCATTTCCACTTCTCAACCTAGCACCTTCCATTGTTATTGCCGACTCCACTCCACTCCCAATACCTCAATATATACATCCCACTACGCTATATCATTGCCGGTTCACGACAATCATTACCACTCACCATAACATTCTCATTTCAATTGTTCCTATGCCGTGAGCTGTGAAGTGATCAGCTTCTTTGGAAATAacgacgagagagagagaggtgaggACTTAGCTTATCTTCCAGCCTCACTTCAAGACCaaccgagagagggagagagagaaccgAGAGTCAAACTTCCTCCAATCCAGCCGCAAGTTTGAGCcagggagagggagagttgcGGACTGCAATTCTGGACAGCCGAGAGTGGAGGATTTGCAGCTGCTAGTCGTGTGTTTTAGGCTTCAAGCTAAGGTAATTTCTGAACTTAGATGAGTTGTTTATGGGTTGATGAAGTTGActataagcatgcatgt
Protein-coding regions in this window:
- the LOC113689212 gene encoding uncharacterized protein; protein product: MDKGWMFLADRWCDEYRNGLEKFLTMAKQHKGDKPKVRCPCRKCRNVKYYSVHVVESYLLYKGMDSTYTYWKFHGETLPNENSNVHSCCDNEHEINANNAEVNDDEMQEILEDIYWGTFNEEELNGGSNKEVSFRKEDELEKFNRLFKDAKRALYPSCKKYSILLFVVKLLHLKVLNRWSNKSFTMLLQLLKDSYPNDNLLPSSYYDSRKLLGGIGLRCDLIHACKNDCILFWKEYKGLDHCPKCLQSRWKINDGKGKKVPQKILRYFPLKPRLQRLFISRKIASYMRWHKEKRVEEIGVLSHPADGESWKEFDKKFPWFAEDARNVRLALSSDGFNPFNNMCNSYSMWPVVLINYNMPPWVSKREPYFFLSLLILGRRSPGKDIDVFLQPLIDELLELFKDVWTYDSVTEQCFLLHAALMWTINDFPAYGDLSGWVNKGKMACPCCNDKTDYQPLRNKIGYLGHHRFLLDNHVWRNDGKKFNDRVERRLKPRELSAEEILEQLKVVEGVTLGKNLNTKKRKRNLEERNWTKKSIFYQLPYWKDIPLKHNIDVMHTAKNWCDNIMGTLLNLENKSKDTDKAWRDLEDMDIRHELQLHRRNGKLEKPQACYNLLPKERQGFCEFLSSVKYPDGYAANISRCVNIKDGKISGLKSHDCHILLQRMLPVGLRGFLSTDVYTLICEVAKFFQDLCSKKLRLEEIEKLEKNIVMILCKLEMIFPPVFSIL